The Prevotella sp. E9-3 genome has a window encoding:
- the aroB gene encoding 3-dehydroquinate synthase, producing the protein MEKQKVVISEHLERALNEAIAECRADRIFVLSDTTTARLCWPIVEGFDCLKGAERIVIEAGDTHKTLEAVGHVWSELQQQGATRHSLLVNLGGGMVTDLGGFAASTFKRGISLINIPTTLLSMVDASVGGKTGFNFGGLKNEIGVFRNASSVILDTVFLKTMDQENILSGYAEMLKHGCINPEEKMLNGLLAFDVEQPDLTQLKHMVAESVEVKQRIVLEDPTEQGIRKALNLGHTVGHAFESLAMKRQPVLHGYAVAWGLVCELYLSVLKTGFPTEKMCKVVNFIIEHYGRMPITCNDYPTLLELMTHDKKNIAGRINFTLLGNVGDIRINQTATKEEIEEALDFYREGQ; encoded by the coding sequence ATGGAAAAGCAGAAAGTTGTCATATCTGAACACCTGGAAAGGGCGTTGAATGAAGCAATAGCTGAATGCAGAGCCGACCGCATCTTCGTTCTTTCAGACACCACAACGGCACGTTTGTGCTGGCCTATAGTAGAAGGATTCGACTGCTTGAAAGGAGCAGAACGAATAGTGATAGAGGCCGGCGACACCCACAAAACACTGGAGGCCGTTGGCCATGTGTGGAGCGAACTACAACAACAGGGTGCTACCCGCCACTCGTTGCTGGTGAACCTGGGTGGCGGTATGGTAACCGATCTGGGAGGTTTTGCGGCCTCCACCTTCAAGCGTGGCATCAGCCTCATCAACATTCCTACCACGCTACTTTCCATGGTCGATGCTTCTGTAGGAGGCAAAACGGGCTTTAACTTTGGAGGACTGAAAAACGAGATTGGTGTATTCCGCAATGCATCGTCGGTGATACTGGACACAGTATTCCTCAAGACAATGGACCAGGAAAACATCCTCTCTGGTTATGCCGAAATGCTCAAGCACGGCTGCATCAACCCCGAAGAGAAAATGTTGAACGGTTTGTTGGCATTTGATGTAGAGCAGCCCGACCTGACACAACTGAAGCATATGGTGGCAGAAAGTGTGGAGGTGAAACAACGCATCGTGCTGGAGGACCCAACCGAACAGGGCATTCGCAAGGCACTGAACCTGGGACACACCGTTGGTCATGCCTTCGAGTCACTGGCCATGAAGCGCCAGCCTGTTCTGCACGGTTATGCCGTGGCATGGGGATTGGTTTGCGAACTATACTTGAGTGTGCTGAAGACGGGATTTCCTACAGAAAAAATGTGCAAAGTGGTCAACTTCATTATAGAACACTACGGACGCATGCCCATCACCTGCAATGACTACCCCACTCTGCTCGAACTGATGACTCACGATAAGAAAAACATAGCCGGACGCATCAATTTCACGCTATTAGGCAATGTGGGTGATATACGTATCAACCAAACGGCCACAAAAGAGGAGATTGAAGAAGCTCTCGACTTTTACCGAGAAGGACAGTGA
- a CDS encoding LamG-like jellyroll fold domain-containing protein, with protein MMKHITSLFSQTALVLVMLLVAGTMNASSPWKFKTWKSHWASYDDQPTLNFGQLYNGFPNNTFITDNIYEGGCQFITWGFSQKKSKMIIMSLFTYNENVPSYTRREVEWNYVLSSKVGKGHVQTVALYLSENDYIENTSIDWTEDYQNASGSQYLLSRLSKMGIGKNEQENEKHFTFDNRNSSSANSWKYTAMMVYSIFNNYKSLQFDQQVSFNTKNYSYKDYYYKDITFYPNGSDVTMTNQIIENGGKLKACTMTRDGYCFIGWNTKADGSGTFYSDQATITASSTDKGPVKLYAQWVSPATGTSGVFNQVENKVNLSWNAGSIPGNFTNYKWVVYRDDKKLIANNRNTCFFVDEEMTTEQTHTYDIYFVSNEWNEGDKRDGTKTSVTVDCTRRVPVNNLNVEQQDDRLVFTWSSDGYPKNIGNKFYIYIDKETTPVDTIIPSNGQSTFRWEHRTTDLHSDRQNGIDPNSGFPFTEEQLSVCSPHNYRIEGLIGSTVLNKDSILLRAIGQGTQFYDLDASKGVYEGAVKLTWHVNNQGSETKTYTISRREAENNGSEYNELTKMSSADEYLFYTDETALPGVFYDYNISVADKCSDGTESKNDIKDIGFAKSTGTVTGRIAYGSSGIAVKGVDVIMTKNSSGDNKKSQFYSMYFNDSSGFVKWDYPSTEYATEKFSSGDFSVQLWLYPESLSNGQIIKIDNCVSLNMTASGELTFSDSATYQSFEGIKLNVNNYNHVALTRSGTLMTCYVMTINERNEPVVKKASIPLTDKLSLGNATQFELGHFKGSADEFRLWTKCLSEDDIMENYNHLLVGNEDGLETYWTFDEGLRTQFFDYSRTGTDYHKHHGTDIQNATSSDRTPSALALRAKTDADGNYVIQGVPFSEAGTTYTVTPLFGIHEFNPGKSVLFVGQNALVHNKTDFEDVSSFPMEGYVYYAGTNIPAEGIMLYVDGDLVTGNGEVKKTDAVGYYKISVPIGKHYVEAKLDGHTMVAEGRFPTQGAFNFDRAVTYDFADSTLVNFVGRVGGGERNDTLAVGFGESKNNIGIATVKLELNNESLSFNCADDHISTAATNRIWDSDTTTIKSTAWTGTGADSKYIYIRTDSLTGEFSALLPPLKYFTKSVSIDSNPGIEFSSLSEIDLTNPRKELNDSLDSQAYSYNTKQVWTYYAQPQLEISETGYKPGVFGIREKTYGNDEDGNKYTINNIWTVQEDGSVSYLLGYPIYETGDMRYYDFYAYERYVNHDGEQVVEDIIALKGQTLKITNEMSSEQKVVYRVDDPDIEYKEGEVVDVQDIEMELDSIGCGHLTWQVGYPNITSPYTRHFSVSMVRNNRTYVLHDMDAIVLGALTNGNNFITKGPDIVQFVLRDPPGAKSRTTLKKGQVVSKTHYFTRSGYGNESLVFDCLTGVDAESATGFGVMVINKQKVTNDFSIGCRYTWERQDNRDTTTTVTTVESVSTSASYPYVGSAGDVYVGTSYNMIVGSCRNLLIRLDADTQQYVIALEDALSLGQEIATSFKYSQYEIETVMIPKWVEQRNAFLTPVATKADAEAYQNTSKKTVYLSWIEEGKAGYGEEGNYRFVAPKNPDEICIDSVQWCNNQIELWRKCIKDNEENKVNSIKNKVAENFSIDGGTSYIYSQRDAVTKNKSGILNWKIGGILGEKFGWETDMLGLFGVSTTISTENGGGRTTGEGTKTESFTEWEYHVEDGNRDTDLSINKYASDTNGYSDFFYLYGGQTYNPFEDKEVTKYYEPGTPLGNGTEQMEQPSMSISITGQNPSKNVTVTDIASGQEAHLTLHCTNMARVHQGTNFSYNVVVPETSNTKGLQILMDGVPISGRSIMLPQGETVTKQITIRQTDQSILDYEGIRLRFCSQYQPGLIHDDVTINAHFKPSSSPVELAITEPVLNTESKDGTLQLKLTNFDRQFKNLRKVGVQYRFEGNTQWIDLHTWWTSAADTAGVSNDLLPTTGDIRYDVDMSSNLSYPEGNYEFRAFTTTPYGTELVSVYSDVTKVVKDLTRPRSLFTPAPSNGILYYGDQLAIEFNEDIVPGYVSDKNVIITAKLNQQTVNHEVALRLQSNGDAPKTENPVFLSGDFAVDFWFNWHESGTLLHSGKDGTKFALGIDEEGHFVITVAGNQFISTDALPKDEWIFLALNFKAANLVFDVLASYDGKNLKLFDNMPVTTDGMQNLSAASDNYLYLGHINADMHALSLYDISHDVNEAYSTMYQSKDGYVYGLVNYWPMDEGHGNVAADLRRTHNFVVPNSWKLENVNYALHIKDKEGAKANISDLNTTRGDSYAIEMWYKRDNTHDDSTPAVQVVFKTDSLQLNYDEQKNLVLEYGKKKQTVASHEDFPEDNVWRHLALNVVRGQAASFYLDGQRTAVIAEADVPPIQGSELIIGKNTTDSEVDEVRIWHAALSESCLTGNIYNAIDTADVYSRGLVAYYPFEQADNVNGVKTKVPTMQNMAKGHHNTEISSTNSELVRAIPPVKNAPEETRIIASPVASERKVVINLTGAGISPRDIEGTTLNITVDQVHDLHGNTSLPIRWTAYVQQNTLTWTKDSVNINKMYGDDYIFDVNIENKSGSVEYYTLLNMPQWLSIVDSDQTDNVQPLRRKTLRFKVNPLVSIGNYDVTIGLQGNNEILEPLRIVMKVRGQMPDWAVDPMKYENQMTITGQVRIGGVLMENPDSRVAAFIKGVCRGVAAPKQIRGTAYIPLSVYGTAQQEINGKMCDLDQNQPVTFRIWDANTGITYTNVSLILPNGTSQDTLIFNPTQSYGTFDTPVIFTKSKYVEQPLSLKQGWNWLSLGVTPANDSVSVVFKDVASWNVRLKDQTEGISYCNGVYWSGPLTKMSANTMYKMFLSRKDGSHELPDPLIVIGEQIESPNSSVTIKNGWNWIPYTPFATMPLGEALAGANPQPGDQVKSQFAFAYYGPYGWEGNLEAMESGKGYLYYSADSREKVFTYPTVDYQHYRTLGINRAHRAPSVFEPVDPTNYPDNMSMVIRLVNDGEPVDEAEVAAFINDECRGVATCSEGLYYLLIAGEGSGQPIELRVAYGEEILTLNASITYSSDGNVGTPWDPLVIELQNTDDSINSIITDEGKEEGWYSLQGIKLQHKPTRRGIYLRGKVKTTVTQ; from the coding sequence ATGATGAAACATATTACTTCTCTGTTCAGCCAGACAGCCCTTGTACTCGTAATGCTTTTAGTGGCTGGAACAATGAATGCATCAAGTCCGTGGAAATTTAAGACCTGGAAATCTCATTGGGCCTCTTATGATGATCAGCCTACTTTAAATTTTGGCCAGCTTTATAATGGCTTCCCTAATAATACCTTTATTACAGATAATATATATGAAGGAGGGTGCCAATTTATAACATGGGGTTTTTCCCAGAAGAAATCCAAAATGATTATCATGTCACTTTTTACCTATAACGAGAATGTGCCATCTTATACACGAAGGGAGGTAGAATGGAATTATGTACTCAGTTCAAAGGTTGGTAAGGGACATGTTCAAACTGTTGCCTTATATCTTAGTGAGAATGATTATATTGAGAACACCTCAATAGATTGGACGGAAGATTATCAAAATGCGAGCGGATCGCAATACCTTCTCTCAAGACTCTCAAAAATGGGTATAGGTAAGAATGAACAAGAAAACGAAAAACACTTTACTTTTGACAACAGGAATTCCAGCAGTGCTAATTCTTGGAAATATACTGCGATGATGGTGTATTCCATTTTCAACAATTACAAGTCATTACAATTTGACCAACAAGTAAGCTTCAACACTAAAAATTATTCGTATAAGGATTATTACTACAAGGACATCACTTTCTATCCTAACGGCTCCGACGTTACCATGACCAATCAGATTATAGAAAACGGCGGTAAACTGAAAGCCTGTACTATGACACGCGATGGCTATTGTTTCATCGGATGGAATACCAAGGCAGACGGTAGCGGCACCTTTTACAGTGACCAGGCTACAATCACTGCCTCATCTACTGACAAAGGCCCTGTAAAGCTATACGCACAATGGGTGTCACCGGCAACAGGTACCAGCGGCGTATTCAACCAAGTTGAAAACAAAGTAAATCTGTCGTGGAACGCAGGTTCCATTCCCGGCAATTTCACCAACTACAAGTGGGTGGTCTATCGTGATGATAAAAAGCTTATAGCAAACAATCGGAACACTTGTTTTTTCGTTGATGAGGAAATGACCACAGAACAAACTCATACCTACGATATATATTTCGTTTCGAACGAGTGGAATGAAGGTGACAAACGTGATGGAACAAAGACATCTGTGACGGTGGACTGCACACGCAGGGTGCCTGTAAACAACCTCAACGTTGAACAGCAGGACGATCGTCTCGTATTCACATGGTCGTCTGACGGCTACCCCAAAAACATTGGCAACAAATTCTATATTTACATAGATAAGGAGACTACTCCCGTTGATACCATCATACCGTCTAATGGACAGAGTACCTTCAGGTGGGAGCACCGCACCACTGATTTGCACAGCGACCGCCAGAACGGAATTGACCCCAATAGCGGATTTCCTTTTACTGAAGAACAGTTGAGTGTATGTTCTCCTCACAACTACCGCATTGAGGGTCTCATTGGTTCTACGGTGCTCAACAAAGACTCCATCCTTCTGAGAGCCATTGGTCAGGGTACGCAGTTCTATGACTTAGATGCATCGAAAGGGGTGTATGAGGGTGCGGTAAAACTGACGTGGCATGTCAATAATCAAGGTTCCGAGACAAAGACTTACACCATAAGTCGTCGCGAAGCGGAGAATAATGGCTCTGAATATAATGAACTGACCAAAATGAGTAGTGCCGACGAATATCTGTTCTATACTGATGAGACGGCTTTGCCTGGCGTATTTTACGACTACAACATCTCCGTGGCAGATAAGTGCTCTGATGGTACTGAGTCAAAAAATGATATTAAAGACATCGGATTCGCCAAGAGCACCGGTACCGTGACCGGACGTATCGCCTACGGCTCGTCGGGCATTGCCGTGAAGGGGGTGGATGTGATTATGACGAAGAACAGTTCTGGCGACAATAAAAAGTCCCAGTTCTATTCAATGTATTTCAATGATTCATCAGGTTTTGTGAAATGGGACTACCCCTCAACCGAATATGCTACAGAGAAATTCTCTTCCGGTGATTTTTCCGTTCAGCTATGGCTGTACCCCGAATCGCTCAGCAATGGACAGATTATTAAAATCGACAACTGTGTGAGCCTGAACATGACCGCCAGCGGAGAGCTGACTTTCAGCGATAGCGCCACCTACCAATCCTTCGAGGGCATCAAGTTGAATGTGAACAACTATAACCACGTGGCACTGACCCGCAGCGGCACCCTAATGACGTGCTACGTCATGACTATCAATGAAAGGAACGAGCCTGTTGTTAAGAAAGCCAGCATCCCCCTAACCGACAAGCTGTCACTCGGCAATGCCACGCAGTTTGAGCTAGGACATTTCAAAGGCTCGGCCGACGAGTTCCGCCTGTGGACGAAATGCCTCAGCGAAGATGACATCATGGAGAATTACAACCACCTGCTTGTGGGCAATGAGGATGGGCTGGAAACTTACTGGACCTTCGACGAGGGTCTCCGCACACAGTTTTTCGACTATTCACGCACCGGCACCGATTATCATAAGCACCATGGTACGGATATCCAAAATGCTACTTCTTCAGACCGTACGCCTTCAGCTTTAGCGCTAAGAGCCAAGACTGATGCAGACGGCAACTATGTCATCCAAGGTGTACCCTTTAGCGAGGCAGGCACCACCTATACAGTCACACCGTTGTTTGGCATCCATGAGTTCAATCCCGGAAAGAGTGTACTCTTCGTTGGTCAGAACGCGCTGGTTCACAACAAGACTGATTTCGAGGACGTCTCCTCCTTCCCTATGGAAGGTTACGTCTATTATGCGGGCACAAACATCCCTGCCGAGGGCATTATGCTTTATGTTGACGGTGATCTGGTGACGGGTAATGGCGAGGTAAAGAAAACCGATGCCGTAGGCTACTACAAAATCAGCGTGCCCATTGGCAAACACTATGTGGAGGCCAAGCTCGACGGCCACACCATGGTGGCTGAAGGCCGTTTTCCCACACAAGGCGCCTTCAACTTTGACCGTGCCGTGACGTATGACTTTGCCGACTCCACGCTGGTGAACTTCGTGGGCCGCGTAGGCGGTGGTGAGCGCAACGACACGTTGGCCGTAGGTTTCGGTGAGTCTAAGAACAATATAGGTATTGCCACTGTGAAGCTGGAGTTGAACAACGAGTCGCTATCCTTCAACTGCGCCGACGACCACATCAGCACCGCTGCAACCAATCGCATCTGGGATAGCGACACCACGACTATCAAGAGTACTGCCTGGACAGGTACTGGTGCCGACTCTAAATACATATATATCCGCACCGACTCGCTGACAGGTGAGTTCTCTGCCCTACTGCCGCCATTGAAGTACTTCACCAAGAGCGTCAGTATAGACAGCAATCCCGGTATAGAATTCTCGTCCCTTTCCGAGATTGACCTCACCAATCCGCGAAAAGAGTTGAACGACTCATTAGATAGCCAAGCTTACTCCTATAACACCAAGCAGGTGTGGACCTATTATGCACAACCGCAACTTGAGATCAGCGAGACAGGATATAAGCCTGGTGTCTTTGGTATCAGGGAGAAGACTTACGGCAACGACGAAGATGGCAACAAGTACACCATCAACAACATCTGGACGGTTCAAGAAGACGGCTCCGTCAGCTATCTGCTGGGGTACCCCATCTACGAGACAGGCGATATGCGCTACTACGACTTCTATGCCTATGAACGGTACGTCAACCACGACGGTGAACAAGTTGTGGAAGACATCATCGCCCTGAAGGGCCAAACGTTGAAAATAACCAACGAGATGAGTTCTGAGCAGAAAGTGGTTTATCGGGTGGATGATCCCGACATCGAATATAAGGAAGGTGAGGTTGTGGATGTTCAGGACATTGAAATGGAACTGGACAGTATAGGATGCGGACACTTGACCTGGCAGGTGGGATACCCCAACATCACCAGCCCCTACACACGTCATTTCTCTGTCAGCATGGTGCGTAACAACCGTACCTATGTGCTCCACGACATGGATGCCATTGTGCTGGGTGCTCTCACCAACGGCAACAACTTCATTACCAAAGGACCCGACATTGTACAGTTTGTGCTACGCGACCCGCCAGGGGCAAAGTCCAGGACCACACTGAAGAAAGGTCAAGTGGTCAGTAAGACGCACTATTTTACACGTTCAGGTTATGGCAATGAAAGCCTTGTATTTGATTGTTTAACTGGTGTAGATGCGGAATCAGCTACTGGATTTGGAGTAATGGTAATAAATAAACAGAAAGTGACTAATGATTTTAGTATAGGCTGTCGCTATACATGGGAGCGCCAAGACAACAGAGACACCACCACCACCGTCACTACGGTTGAATCCGTATCTACCAGTGCATCCTATCCCTATGTAGGCAGTGCCGGTGACGTCTATGTGGGTACCTCTTACAACATGATTGTGGGTTCATGCCGAAACCTGCTGATACGCTTGGACGCCGACACCCAGCAGTATGTCATTGCGCTGGAGGACGCCCTTTCGCTGGGTCAGGAGATAGCAACGTCCTTCAAGTACAGCCAGTATGAGATAGAGACGGTGATGATACCCAAGTGGGTGGAACAGCGTAACGCTTTCCTGACGCCAGTCGCTACAAAAGCAGATGCCGAAGCATACCAGAATACCAGCAAAAAAACAGTCTATCTGTCGTGGATAGAAGAAGGGAAGGCGGGTTATGGTGAAGAGGGGAACTACCGCTTTGTGGCACCGAAGAACCCGGACGAAATATGTATTGACAGCGTACAGTGGTGCAATAATCAGATAGAGCTTTGGCGCAAGTGCATCAAGGATAACGAGGAGAATAAGGTTAACTCCATTAAGAACAAAGTGGCAGAGAATTTCTCCATCGATGGCGGTACATCATATATCTATTCTCAACGCGATGCTGTAACAAAAAACAAAAGTGGAATTCTTAATTGGAAAATAGGAGGTATTTTAGGCGAAAAATTTGGATGGGAAACCGACATGTTGGGGTTATTTGGAGTATCCACAACCATAAGTACAGAAAATGGTGGTGGACGTACCACTGGTGAAGGCACCAAAACCGAGTCATTCACCGAATGGGAGTATCATGTAGAGGATGGAAACCGCGACACCGACCTCTCCATCAACAAATATGCCTCGGATACAAATGGCTATAGTGACTTTTTCTATCTCTATGGCGGACAGACATACAATCCCTTTGAGGACAAGGAAGTGACTAAATACTATGAACCTGGCACTCCCCTTGGCAACGGCACAGAACAGATGGAACAGCCCAGCATGAGCATCAGCATCACGGGGCAGAACCCTTCGAAGAATGTTACCGTGACCGACATAGCCTCGGGACAGGAGGCGCATCTGACGCTGCATTGCACTAATATGGCGCGCGTGCACCAAGGAACGAACTTCAGTTACAATGTGGTGGTACCTGAGACGTCCAATACCAAAGGCCTACAGATTCTGATGGATGGTGTGCCCATCAGCGGACGCTCCATCATGCTGCCTCAGGGTGAGACGGTGACGAAGCAAATCACCATCCGACAGACCGACCAAAGCATACTTGACTACGAGGGCATACGCCTGCGTTTCTGTTCGCAGTATCAGCCAGGGCTTATCCATGATGACGTAACCATCAACGCCCACTTCAAACCCTCATCGTCACCCGTCGAACTGGCTATCACAGAGCCGGTGCTGAACACTGAGAGTAAGGACGGTACGTTACAACTGAAACTGACCAACTTCGACCGTCAGTTCAAGAACCTGCGCAAGGTGGGCGTACAATACCGTTTTGAGGGCAACACACAGTGGATAGACCTGCATACGTGGTGGACCAGTGCTGCCGACACTGCCGGTGTGAGCAACGACCTGTTGCCTACTACGGGCGACATTCGCTACGACGTAGATATGTCAAGCAACCTTAGTTATCCCGAAGGCAACTATGAGTTCCGAGCCTTTACTACCACGCCCTACGGAACGGAGCTGGTGAGCGTTTACAGCGATGTGACTAAGGTTGTTAAAGACCTGACTCGTCCGCGAAGTCTCTTCACGCCTGCACCGTCAAACGGTATTCTATATTATGGTGACCAATTGGCTATCGAGTTCAACGAGGATATTGTTCCTGGCTATGTGAGCGATAAAAATGTTATTATAACGGCCAAACTGAACCAGCAGACGGTGAACCACGAGGTGGCTCTACGCCTGCAGTCCAATGGAGATGCTCCCAAAACGGAGAACCCCGTATTCCTGAGCGGTGACTTTGCCGTGGACTTCTGGTTCAACTGGCATGAAAGCGGTACCCTTCTGCATAGTGGTAAAGATGGAACAAAATTTGCCTTGGGTATTGACGAAGAAGGCCATTTTGTAATCACCGTTGCCGGCAATCAGTTCATCAGCACCGATGCGCTGCCCAAAGACGAGTGGATTTTCCTGGCGCTGAACTTCAAGGCTGCCAATCTTGTCTTTGACGTACTGGCAAGTTATGATGGTAAAAATCTGAAACTGTTCGACAACATGCCCGTGACAACGGATGGCATGCAGAACCTCAGCGCTGCCAGTGACAACTACCTCTATCTGGGCCATATCAATGCCGATATGCATGCACTGAGCCTCTACGATATCAGTCACGATGTGAACGAAGCTTACTCCACGATGTATCAGAGCAAGGACGGCTATGTGTATGGACTGGTCAACTACTGGCCCATGGACGAGGGTCACGGCAACGTGGCCGCTGACCTGCGACGTACCCACAATTTTGTGGTGCCCAACTCGTGGAAGCTGGAGAACGTGAACTATGCCCTGCATATTAAAGATAAAGAAGGCGCCAAAGCCAACATATCAGATTTGAACACTACACGTGGGGACAGCTATGCTATAGAAATGTGGTATAAACGTGATAACACCCACGATGATAGCACCCCTGCTGTTCAGGTAGTTTTCAAGACGGACAGTCTGCAGTTGAACTACGATGAACAGAAGAACCTGGTGCTGGAATACGGAAAGAAGAAACAGACGGTAGCCAGCCACGAGGACTTCCCCGAGGATAATGTATGGCGCCATCTGGCACTGAATGTAGTTCGCGGACAGGCAGCCAGTTTCTATCTGGACGGTCAGCGAACGGCAGTCATCGCCGAAGCCGACGTGCCCCCTATTCAGGGTAGCGAGCTCATTATAGGTAAGAACACCACCGATAGCGAAGTGGACGAGGTGCGTATCTGGCATGCGGCACTGAGCGAGAGCTGCCTCACAGGCAATATTTACAACGCAATCGACACTGCCGACGTCTATTCACGCGGACTGGTGGCCTACTATCCCTTTGAACAGGCTGACAACGTGAACGGTGTAAAGACTAAGGTGCCAACCATGCAGAATATGGCAAAAGGACATCATAATACTGAGATCTCATCGACCAATTCTGAACTCGTACGTGCCATTCCCCCCGTAAAGAACGCACCTGAGGAAACTCGGATAATAGCCTCGCCCGTAGCATCGGAGCGTAAAGTGGTCATTAACTTGACGGGAGCCGGTATCAGCCCACGTGACATAGAAGGAACGACACTTAACATCACCGTCGATCAGGTGCACGACCTGCACGGCAACACATCACTGCCCATACGCTGGACGGCCTATGTACAGCAGAACACGCTGACGTGGACAAAAGATTCGGTGAATATCAATAAGATGTACGGCGATGATTATATCTTCGACGTGAATATCGAAAACAAGAGCGGTAGCGTAGAGTACTATACCTTATTAAATATGCCCCAGTGGCTCTCGATTGTAGATAGTGATCAGACCGACAATGTGCAGCCGCTGCGCAGGAAAACGCTACGCTTCAAGGTCAATCCACTAGTAAGTATCGGTAACTATGACGTGACCATAGGTCTGCAGGGTAACAACGAGATTCTGGAGCCCCTGCGCATTGTAATGAAGGTGCGCGGACAGATGCCCGACTGGGCCGTTGACCCGATGAAGTACGAGAATCAGATGACTATTACGGGACAGGTGCGTATAGGAGGTGTGCTGATGGAGAACCCCGACAGTCGCGTGGCTGCTTTCATCAAAGGCGTATGCCGCGGTGTGGCTGCTCCCAAGCAGATTCGCGGAACCGCTTACATCCCCCTGTCTGTATATGGTACTGCACAGCAGGAGATCAACGGAAAGATGTGTGATTTAGACCAGAACCAGCCTGTTACTTTCCGCATCTGGGATGCGAATACGGGCATTACATACACTAATGTGAGTCTGATCCTGCCAAACGGAACAAGCCAGGATACATTAATATTCAACCCCACACAAAGCTACGGTACGTTTGACACCCCCGTCATCTTCACCAAGAGCAAGTACGTGGAGCAGCCGCTCAGTCTGAAGCAGGGCTGGAACTGGCTATCACTGGGTGTAACTCCAGCAAACGACTCTGTATCTGTGGTCTTCAAGGACGTGGCATCATGGAATGTGCGTCTGAAAGATCAGACGGAAGGAATCTCCTACTGCAATGGTGTTTACTGGTCTGGTCCCCTGACTAAAATGTCTGCCAATACGATGTATAAGATGTTCCTAAGCCGAAAGGACGGAAGCCATGAATTACCTGATCCCCTGATTGTGATTGGTGAACAGATAGAATCTCCCAACTCATCAGTAACGATTAAGAATGGATGGAACTGGATTCCCTATACGCCATTTGCAACAATGCCACTTGGCGAGGCACTGGCCGGTGCTAACCCGCAGCCGGGCGATCAAGTAAAGTCACAATTCGCATTTGCATACTACGGCCCCTATGGATGGGAAGGTAATCTGGAAGCTATGGAGAGCGGAAAGGGATACCTTTACTATAGCGCAGATAGCCGGGAAAAGGTATTTACCTATCCTACTGTTGATTACCAACACTACAGGACACTCGGAATAAACAGAGCACACAGGGCTCCGTCTGTCTTCGAACCGGTAGATCCTACCAATTATCCGGACAATATGTCTATGGTTATCAGGCTTGTCAATGATGGTGAGCCTGTTGATGAGGCCGAGGTGGCTGCCTTCATTAACGATGAATGCCGAGGGGTTGCCACATGTAGCGAAGGGCTCTACTACCTGCTTATAGCAGGAGAAGGAAGCGGTCAGCCTATTGAACTGCGCGTTGCCTATGGTGAAGAAATTCTGACGCTGAACGCCTCGATTACCTACAGTAGCGACGGTAATGTCGGTACTCCGTGGGATCCTCTGGTGATTGAGCTCCAGAATACCGATGATAGCATTAACAGCATCATAACCGACGAAGGCAAAGAGGAAGGCTGGTACAGTCTGCAGGGTATCAAACTGCAGCACAAGCCGACACGTCGCGGTATTTATCTGCGAGGAAAAGTGAAGACAACAGTCACACAGTAA
- a CDS encoding flavin reductase family protein, giving the protein MKTISKISAIMLTGALLFTACGNKEQKGNEAMNENASNEKIKVVEVEGRKNFSDQAVITPLPAIMIATWDKDNNPDVMMAAWGGQCGPKHITFQLSAHKTTENIRLKKAFTISFATKDDIAQSDYFGIVSANEVPDKVAKAGFTITKSPNVDAPIINEYKLTLECKCVTFDEDDRGGARVVGEIVNMSADESILDEDGKIDLGKLQPVIFDSAKREYRVVGEKVGNAWGAGKSIINSEVK; this is encoded by the coding sequence ATGAAAACAATTTCGAAAATTTCAGCAATAATGCTGACAGGTGCTCTCCTTTTTACTGCCTGCGGTAACAAGGAGCAGAAAGGCAACGAAGCCATGAACGAAAATGCTTCCAACGAGAAAATTAAAGTGGTAGAGGTGGAAGGCCGCAAGAACTTCAGCGACCAGGCCGTTATTACTCCACTGCCTGCCATCATGATAGCCACATGGGACAAGGACAACAACCCCGACGTGATGATGGCAGCCTGGGGCGGACAGTGCGGACCAAAGCACATCACTTTCCAGTTATCAGCCCACAAAACAACCGAGAATATCCGCCTGAAGAAAGCGTTTACCATCAGCTTTGCCACAAAAGACGACATAGCCCAGAGCGACTACTTCGGCATCGTGTCGGCCAATGAAGTGCCCGACAAGGTGGCCAAGGCTGGCTTCACCATTACCAAGAGTCCTAACGTGGATGCTCCTATCATCAATGAATACAAACTGACATTGGAGTGCAAATGTGTAACCTTTGACGAGGACGACCGCGGCGGTGCACGTGTAGTAGGCGAAATCGTAAACATGAGTGCCGACGAGAGTATTCTGGACGAGGACGGTAAGATCGATTTGGGCAAACTTCAGCCTGTCATCTTCGACTCTGCCAAGAGGGAGTATCGTGTGGTAGGCGAGAAGGTGGGCAACGCCTGGGGCGCCGGAAAGAGTATCATTAATAGCGAGGTGAAATAA